Sequence from the Clostridia bacterium genome:
GGCCTGCCGGTAGTGGTGCCGTACTCTCCGCCCCGCTCCCGCAGCAACTCTCCTTCCTTTCCCCCGATTTCAGTCGGGAAGGGCCCCTCGCCTACCCGAGTGCAGTAGGCTTTGACTACCCCGATTACCCGCTGGATGCGGGTGGGACCGACTCCGCTTCCCAGGCAGGCGCCGGCGGCTACCGGGTAGGAAGAGGTGACGTACGGATAGGTCCCGTGGTCGAGGTCCAGGAGGGTACCCTGGGCGCCCTCGAACAGCACCTTCTGCCCGGCGTCCAGCGCTTGGTTGACGAGCAGCGAAGTATCGGCCGCGTAGGGCCGCAGCCGTTCGGCCAGCCTGAAATATTCATCCACCAATCCTGCACCGTCCAGCGTGGGCCGGCCCCAGGCGGCCAGGGTCTGGTTCACCAGTTCGACGTTGGCCAGGAGGCGATTCCGAAACCGCTCCGGATGGAACAGGTCGGCCACGCGCAGTCCGCGCCTGGCGGTCTTGTCCAGGTAGGCCGGGCCTATCCCCCTGCCGGTGGTGCCGATTCGGCCTCCACCCCGCCGCTCCTCCTCCAGGTGATCCAGCAGGCGGTGGTAGGGCATGACCAGGTGGGCTCCCAGGCTGAGGCGCAGGCCGGACGTATCCACCCCTCGGGCCTCCAGACCGTCCAGCTCTTCTACCAGGCCCCTGGGGTCTACCACTACCCCGTTGCCGATAACGCATACCTTGCCGGGATACAGGATCCCCGAGGGAATCAGGTGCAACTTGAACTCCCTGCCCTCTACTACCACCGTGTGACCGGCATTGCTGCCGCCCTGGTAGCGTACCACCATGTCCGCCCTGGCGGCCAGGTAGTCCGTGACCTTGCCTTTGCCCTCGTCGCCCCACTGCGTGCCGATGATCACTACTGCTCCCATACCGGCATCCTCTTCTCCCTTATGCCCATTTTATCCATTATGCTCCGGGCGGCCAGCACGCCGCTCACCGACGCCTGCGCCAGGCCCCGGGTGATTCCTGCTCCGTCGCCCGCGGCAAACAGGTTTTCAATCTCGGTTTCCAGAGAGGGTTTCAGGCGGAGGCGGGAGGAGTAGAACTTTACCTCCACCCCGTAAAGCAGGGTGTGCCGGGAGGCCACCCCGGGAGCTATCTTGTCCAGGGCCCGAAGCATTTCCATCAGCGAGGTAAGGTGGCGATAGGGAAAAACCAGTGAAAGGTCGCCGGGGGTGGCATCCCGCAGGGTAGGAGCTACCAGTCCTTTCTCCAGCCGCTCCCAGGTGGAGCGCCGGCCGGCCATCAGGTCTCCGAGCCGCTGTACCAGCACCCCGCCGCCCAGCAGATTGGCGAGACTGGCCACGTATTTGCCGTAGGCGATGGGGTCGCGAAAGGGTTCGGTAAAGGTCTTGCTTACCAGGAGCGCGAAATTGGTGTTCGCGGTGCGGCGGTCGGAGTAGGAGTGACCGTTTACCGTGACCACTCCCTCGTTGTTCTCCTTGACCACCTCGCCGTAAGGGTTCATGCAGAAGGTGCGCACCTTATCGTCAAAGGTTGGGGAGTAAAACACCAGCTTGGCCTCGTAGGTGGCCCGGGTGAGGTGCTCCATCACCGTTGCCGGGACTTCTACCCGCACGCCGATATCCACCGGATTTACAGCCGTCCCCAGCCCCAGCCTCCTGGCTTCTTCGGTGAGCCAGGCCGAGCCCTCCCGACCCGGAGCTACCACCACATAATCGGCCCGGAGGACCTCGCCCCCGGCGGTGACCACCCCCTCCACCCGGTCCTCCGAGACCAGGATCGCTTCCGCGGGGGTACGGGTGCGGATGGCAACCCCCTTGTCCAGCAACGCCCGCTGCATGCGGCGCAGTACCTCCCGGGTACGACCGGTACCCAGGTGCCGGATGGGAGCGGGAACGAGTTTGAGGTCGGCAGCCAGTGCCCGGCGCTGGATCTCGTCCAGTGCTCCCGCCCCGTCACCGCCGTAGACCTCAGGCGGGGCGCCGAAATAGAGGTACACGCGATCCACGTAGTCGATCAGGTCCTGAAGGAACCCGCGGTCGACGAATTCGTCCAGCATCCCTCCTACCTCGGGGGAAAGGGTGAGCTTCCCGTCGCTGAAGGCGCCCGCCCCACCCCAGCCGCTCACCGTAGCGCA
This genomic interval carries:
- a CDS encoding adenylosuccinate synthase, with the protein product MGAVVIIGTQWGDEGKGKVTDYLAARADMVVRYQGGSNAGHTVVVEGREFKLHLIPSGILYPGKVCVIGNGVVVDPRGLVEELDGLEARGVDTSGLRLSLGAHLVMPYHRLLDHLEEERRGGGRIGTTGRGIGPAYLDKTARRGLRVADLFHPERFRNRLLANVELVNQTLAAWGRPTLDGAGLVDEYFRLAERLRPYAADTSLLVNQALDAGQKVLFEGAQGTLLDLDHGTYPYVTSSYPVAAGACLGSGVGPTRIQRVIGVVKAYCTRVGEGPFPTEIGGKEGELLRERGGEYGTTTGRPRRCGWLDAVALRYAARVNGLSGLAVTKLDVLDPLPMLKIAVAYRCGGELLEDFPADSGLLADCEPVYEELPGWQVGIGEARSMEELPPAARNYLARLSELAGVPVFLIAVGPQRHQTICLEEIF
- a CDS encoding NAD(P)/FAD-dependent oxidoreductase, which gives rise to MGRYEVIIVGSGPAGIFTALELTRATRPLRVLIMEKGPDLEQRSCPSQEDGVPCRRCHPCATVSGWGGAGAFSDGKLTLSPEVGGMLDEFVDRGFLQDLIDYVDRVYLYFGAPPEVYGGDGAGALDEIQRRALAADLKLVPAPIRHLGTGRTREVLRRMQRALLDKGVAIRTRTPAEAILVSEDRVEGVVTAGGEVLRADYVVVAPGREGSAWLTEEARRLGLGTAVNPVDIGVRVEVPATVMEHLTRATYEAKLVFYSPTFDDKVRTFCMNPYGEVVKENNEGVVTVNGHSYSDRRTANTNFALLVSKTFTEPFRDPIAYGKYVASLANLLGGGVLVQRLGDLMAGRRSTWERLEKGLVAPTLRDATPGDLSLVFPYRHLTSLMEMLRALDKIAPGVASRHTLLYGVEVKFYSSRLRLKPSLETEIENLFAAGDGAGITRGLAQASVSGVLAARSIMDKMGIREKRMPVWEQ